The Rickettsiales bacterium genome includes a region encoding these proteins:
- a CDS encoding UvrD-helicase domain-containing protein, whose product MKDKVSELFDNSRADNALLSSLNEQQRQAVEATQGAVLVLAGAGTGKTRVLTTRIAHILLNRLAYAGEILAVTFTNKAAREMAERVNQLTGASQSLWQGTFHSVGARIVRRHAEKLGLTSSFTILDTDDQLRLLKTILTEKNIDVKSLPPKLFAAVVGQWKDQGLTPDKVTNAKDTQAIDGQALPVYKIYQERLKRLNAVDFGDLILHMLTLFTEYPDVLREFASRFKYILVDEYQDTNVAQYLWLRLLASYHKNICCVGDDDQSIYSWRGAEVGNILRFEKDYPDAKVIRLECNYRSTPHILAAASAVIANNRGRFGKTLWTPEKSGEKIRIKSLWDERDEAVFIGEEIEDLQRKGISLEEAAILVRAGFQTRAFEERFLTLGVPYRVVGGLRFYERAEIRDAVAYLRLLATLSDDLAFERIINTPKRGIGQATMRQIHSIATLLNCSLYNATVHMLASGQLKGKLGQALQKFIGDCERWRGQLSSISLSEVVELVLEESGYLQMWKQEKTPEAAGRVENLKELARAIGDFENINAFLEHVSLVTEANNTDNNNDMVSIMTLHAAKGLEFDVVFLPGWEDGVFPHQRAIDESGMKGLEEERRLAYVGITRARRKLYITHAANRRIYNQWQSSVPSRFIAEIPAENIEKISGGVMNSARQTMSDWGREVAGIMESHRSISSDSSAKSGGFDVGERVFHQKFGYGRISTISGGNLEINFEKAGKKKLMADFVEKI is encoded by the coding sequence ATGAAAGATAAAGTAAGTGAATTATTTGATAATAGCAGGGCTGATAACGCTCTTTTGTCGTCTCTTAATGAACAACAGCGACAGGCGGTGGAGGCGACGCAGGGAGCGGTTTTGGTGCTTGCGGGAGCTGGTACTGGCAAGACTAGGGTTCTTACTACCCGTATCGCGCATATTCTGCTTAACAGGCTGGCTTACGCCGGTGAGATTTTAGCCGTTACTTTTACCAATAAGGCGGCTCGGGAAATGGCGGAGCGGGTAAATCAACTTACTGGCGCTTCCCAATCTTTGTGGCAGGGGACGTTTCATTCGGTTGGCGCTAGGATAGTTCGTCGTCACGCTGAAAAATTAGGGCTTACTTCCAGCTTTACCATACTTGACACTGACGATCAGTTGAGACTACTTAAAACCATACTTACCGAAAAAAATATAGATGTTAAGTCGCTGCCACCAAAATTATTCGCCGCTGTTGTTGGGCAGTGGAAAGATCAAGGGCTTACGCCAGATAAGGTAACGAACGCTAAGGATACGCAAGCGATAGATGGGCAGGCTCTTCCGGTTTATAAAATATATCAAGAACGTTTGAAGCGGCTTAACGCTGTTGATTTTGGTGATTTGATTCTGCATATGCTGACTTTATTTACCGAATACCCAGACGTTCTGCGTGAGTTTGCTAGTCGTTTTAAGTATATATTGGTTGATGAGTATCAGGATACTAACGTAGCGCAATATTTATGGCTGAGGTTGCTCGCCAGTTATCATAAAAATATATGCTGCGTGGGTGATGATGACCAATCAATTTATAGTTGGCGAGGAGCGGAGGTTGGCAATATACTACGTTTTGAGAAGGATTATCCTGACGCTAAGGTTATTCGCCTAGAATGTAATTATCGGTCAACACCACATATTCTGGCGGCGGCGAGCGCGGTTATCGCTAATAATCGTGGGCGTTTCGGTAAGACATTATGGACACCGGAAAAAAGCGGTGAGAAAATCAGGATAAAATCACTGTGGGATGAGCGTGACGAGGCCGTATTTATTGGTGAGGAAATAGAGGATTTACAGAGAAAAGGAATATCACTTGAAGAGGCTGCTATATTGGTAAGAGCGGGTTTTCAGACGAGAGCATTTGAGGAAAGATTCTTAACTCTCGGTGTGCCTTATCGGGTGGTTGGTGGCCTGCGTTTTTATGAGCGGGCGGAGATTCGTGACGCTGTGGCTTATTTACGGTTGCTTGCTACGTTAAGCGATGATCTAGCGTTTGAGCGAATAATAAACACACCAAAGCGTGGTATCGGGCAGGCGACAATGCGGCAGATTCACAGTATAGCTACTTTGCTTAATTGCTCATTATATAATGCTACTGTTCATATGTTAGCAAGTGGGCAACTTAAAGGAAAATTAGGACAGGCTTTACAAAAATTTATTGGTGATTGCGAACGTTGGCGTGGTCAGCTTTCTTCTATTAGCCTTTCGGAAGTGGTGGAGTTGGTTTTAGAGGAAAGTGGTTACTTGCAAATGTGGAAGCAGGAAAAAACACCGGAAGCGGCTGGTAGGGTGGAAAACCTGAAAGAGTTGGCGCGGGCGATTGGGGATTTTGAGAATATCAACGCTTTTTTGGAGCATGTGAGCCTAGTTACGGAAGCCAATAACACTGATAATAATAATGATATGGTAAGTATCATGACACTGCACGCCGCCAAAGGTCTTGAGTTTGACGTGGTATTCTTACCTGGTTGGGAGGACGGGGTTTTCCCTCATCAGCGGGCGATTGATGAATCAGGAATGAAAGGCTTAGAAGAAGAAAGACGGCTTGCCTATGTTGGGATCACCAGGGCACGCAGGAAGCTTTACATTACCCATGCAGCTAACCGGCGTATCTATAACCAATGGCAAAGTAGTGTGCCGTCACGCTTTATTGCTGAAATTCCAGCGGAAAATATAGAAAAAATCTCTGGTGGGGTGATGAATTCAGCAAGACAGACTATGAGTGATTGGGGCAGGGAGGTTGCCGGTATAATGGAGTCACATAGGAGTATTTCTTCTGATAGTAGCGCTAAATCTGGTGGATTTGATGTTGGTGAGAGGGTTTTTCATCAAAAATTTGGTTATGGGAGAATATCCACCATAAGTGGCGGTAATCTGGAGATAAATTTTGAAAAAGCCGGAAAAAAGAAGCTGATGGCTGATTTTGTGGAGAAGATTTGA